A window of Kocuria sp. TGY1127_2 genomic DNA:
GTTTGTTGTGGCGGACGGCCACCCATCGAGCGATGACGGGACCACGATAAGATCCACAAAGTTCGACCATCGACGAGGAGAACGCATGGAACCGAAGGATTACACCTCGAAACGCCGGGTCGGCGCTGCCGATCGTATGCGTGCCCTCCAGCAAGAGATCATGACGATCATCCTGGACCGCGGCCTCACGCCGGGCGACCCCATGCCCACGGAATACGAACTCGTCGAAGAGCTCGGCGTCGGACGCAATACGGTCCGCGAATCGCTCAAAGTACTGCAGTCGATGGGCGTGGTGGAGGTACGGCACGGATACGGAATGTTCGTGGCCCACAAGAACCTCGAGGCTTTGGCCATGGGCTTGGAATTCCATGCCCGCATGTCCCTCCAGGGCCATGGGAACGAGGCCATGGAGGTCGTCGAGGTCCGTCAGGCCCTCGAATCGGCGCTGGTCAGCTCCGCCATGGACGCGATGACCGCGGAGGACCATGCTGCCCTCGAAAAATGCATTCAAGGCATGGAAGAGTCAGCCGAAGACGGTGCACTCAACGCGGAACACGACCACGAATTCCACCGTCTGCTCTTCGCCCCCTTGAACAATGGGCTTCTGGCCAGCCTTCTGGAAGTCTTCTGGTCCGTATATGGACAGATCAGGGAGCAGGTTGGCCAATCTATTCCTGTTGCCAAAAAGAACGCCCAAGCCCATCGAGACATTCTCGAAGCCGTGAGGAACGGGGAAAAGGAACGAGCCGCGCTTCTGCTGAACTCCCACTTCGACGCCCTGCGCGGATCACTGCAAAAAACCATCTCCTGATCCTGTCCGGGCATAATGGCCGTACATGTACGCCCTCATCATCGATTCACCTGACTCCAGCGTCCTCGCCAACCGATTGAACTCACTCCCCTCTGCCGACCGGTACATCCAAGAATTCACCGTCTCGTCCGCGGGAAAGCTCAGCGCCGTATTCTCCGCTCCGGAAGCCGCGCTCGATGCCGCCCTTGCGACCCTGCGGCAGCCCGGAGTCATGGTGGGGCTCGGCACCGCGGGGAACGCCTCCGACCAGGATGCCGGAACCACGTTGGCCTACGCGCGTGCGGCTTGTGATCGGTGCGCTGCAGGACCAACCCAAGCCAATGCGGCATTTCGAAATATCGCGGTCGAGGCCCCCGATCCGCGGCTTGCCGATGCTGCGACCGGCGTCGCACGTTTGCTTTCCCGACTCGTCGGCACGAGGACCCAAGCCGAGTGGCGCGTTGTGGACCTCCTTGTCCCAGGGGTCCGCGGACAGCACCGTGCCATCGCCGATGCGCTCGGCATTTCCCCTCAAGCAGTCAGCAAAGCCCTCATCCGAACGGGGTGGCACGAGCAGACCGAGGGCTATTTCGCTTTGGCCGAGATTCTGAGGCGATTGGAAGGCACCGCGGCCGATACAGCGCAATAGCCCCGACACACTGACGCGTACCCACGGGTACACTTCCGAGGTATACTTTCGCTGTTATATACGTCACCCTCGCACACAGGTGAGTCCATGGCCCCCAGAACCAGCGTCATTCTGCCGGTCTACAACACCGCATCGAGCGTCATTCGATCGATCAGAAGCGTAACCGCTCAAACCGATCCGGACTTCGAACTCGTCGTGATCAACGACGCGTCCCCAGACGACGCCGACCGTGTGATCCGCCAGCACCTGGCGAGCATCGATGATCCTCGCGTCCGGTACGTCGTCAACGACCACAACCTTGGCTTGGCAGGGTCCAGGAATCGCGGAATGCGGGAAGCGCGGGGAGAATGGGTTGCCTTCCTGGACTCCGATGACGTCTACCATCCGGAATTTCTCGAGAAAATGCACGCGCAGACAACCGCCTCGACTGACGTCGTGGTCTGTTGCCATGACGTCCTGTATCCCGACGGGACGCACCGATATCGCGTACGAGGGACCACCGGAATCTTCACGGGACGCCAAGCCATGATCAACCTCATGCGGGATCAGCTCACGCCCTATGCATGGGACAAGATCTTCCGTGTTTCTTCCCTGGAGGATCTGGAATTTCCGCTTCTCAATAGAGTCGAGGACTCTGGATTCTCAATCGCCGCGTACCAACGCGCCAGAGAAGTCGTCTACATCCAAGATTCTCTCCACTTGTACTCGGTCAACCCGAAGTCCATCACGTGGGGTTCGGTCCCGCCGATCTCGGAGAGTTACCGGTTCATGGAATTTCTCAAGGAACGGACCCAGGCGCACCGTGGCTCCTACCGGGAGAAGAACGCGCTGGCCGCGGCGTGGATTCTGACGTTCCTGAATTCTGCACAGGCCGCGCTGAGGCTGAATCCACCAGCCCTCGAATCCCATGTCGCCGCCTGCCAGAACGCCATGAACTGCACCCTGCTTTTGCGGTGCCTCATGACCCGCCCGGTATATGCCCTCGCCGGGGCCCTTCTCAAAGGCTCGCCACCCCTCTACGGAGTCCTCTACAAAGAATTCGTCAAGAGGCAATACGGACTCTAAACACCCCACCGCGCCAGAGAACGGGCCGGGCGCAAAAAACGCCCCGGATCGAGCACCGAACCGGGGCGTTTCAGGTATTTCGACAAAACGAGCTATTTCTTCCCGACCAGACCTTTATCGACCATCCAGTCCAGAGCGACGTCACCAGGGTCCTGCCCCTCGACATCGACCTTGTAGTTCAGGTTCTGCATTGTCTTGTCATCCAACAGCTTGGAAACCTGTTCGAAGCGCTCCTGCAGTTCCGGGTACTTCTTCACCAGATCCGAGTTGAAGACGGGCGAGCCGTTGTACTTCGGGAAGAACTCACGGTCATCCTGGAGAACCGTGAGGTTGAGGGCCGGAATGCGCCCGTCGGTCGTGAAGACCTCTCCGAAATTGCAATCGCCCTTGGCTGTGGCCGCGTACACCGTACCGGTGTCCATGACCGAAACGTTGCTCTCCGGGACACCATCCGGCGCACCCCGCTGAAGACCGTACTTTTCCAACATCGGGTTGAATCCGTCACTGCGCGAATTGAACTCGGACTCGACGCAGAACGTACGTTCATTCACGGGTACCTTGGCTATGTCGTCCAGGCTCTTGACGCCGTACTTATCCTCGAATTCCTGGCGGACTGCGAACGCATACGTATTGTTCAGCGGCGCAGGCTTGCCCCAGGTGAGATTGTTCTTCTCATCTGCTTTCTTGACGGCTTCCCACTGCTGCTGTGCATCGGGGATCGCTTCGGTCTCCCCCATGTAGGTGAGCCATGCGGTACCCGTGTACTCCCACCCGAGTTGTGCTTGTCCGCTGACCATGAGATTGCGTGAAGGCTGAGAGCCCGGCACGTTGGTCATGTCCGAGACGTCGAACCCCGCCGCGTCCGCGGTCAGAACCGCAATCTTGCCGAGGACCAGCTGTTCGGTGAAGTTCTTGGACGTGACCGTGACCTTTTGGTCGCCCGCACCATCGATCGGTTTGATGCTTCCGGGTTTCAAATCGGGGAGAGTCGATGTCGCCGGCTGCAGGCCGCAACCGCTCAAGGCCAACATCCCGATCACGCCCAACGCGGCGAGCCTGGTCTTCTTCTTTCCAAACATGTCTAGAGTCCCTTCGGTCGAGCGACCTGCTCGAAAACGCGAGCAATCCAGTCCACGCTCAGCGCGAGGAGGGCCACCAGCAACGATCCGGTAATGAGCACCCTGTTCAAGGACAGGTTGACGCCGGTTGTGATCAGAAGCCCCAAGCCACCGCCGTCGACGAATGTCGCGAGTGTTGCCGTGCCCACGAGCAGCACGAGTGCGGTGCGGATGCCGGCCAGCATCACCGGGATCGCGAGGGGGAGTTCGACCTTCAGCAGGACGCCCATGTTGCTCATGCCCATACCTCGCGCGGATTCCACGAGGCGCGGGTCCACGGCATCGAGCCCCACCATGGTGTTCTTGAGAACGGGCAGGAACGCGTACAGGATCAGTGCGAGGGCGGAGGCCTGAAAACCGAAACCCAGCCAGAACGCGAACAACACGATCAGGCCGACGGGCGGGGCCGCCTGGCCCAGGTTTGCCAGAGCCATGAAAGGCGTCCCTAGCCACCGCAAGGGCTTGCGGGTCAGGAGCACACCGATCGGGATGGCCAGGATCAGGACCACGACGGCGGCGACGACGGTCAGTTGGAGGTGCTGCCACGTCAGGTTCAGCAGATTCTTGGGGTCAAGGGTCACTTGTTCGGGATCGGTCAGGTCGGCCTGGTTGAGCCACCAGATGATGGCGCCCAATGCGAGGATGATGACGACCGGCTGGATGACGAGGCCAGCCCACTGGCGGCGGCTCGTATCGAGTCCGGCCGTCTCCACGGTCTGGCTCATGAACGCTCACCGCTTTCATTCCACGGTTCTTGCCCGGGGCCGCGCCTTCCGCTGGCAGAGGAACCCGCTGCGGTCGAACCCCCACCGGCATCCGAACCCGCGTTCTGCTCTGCGCCGTCCTGGGAAGCTTTCGAAGACTCAACCGAGTCCCTGACCTCGGCCACCGGGATCTCCCCGGTGTTGTTGCCGACCGGTGTGTAGTCGCCGGGGTTGTAACTTCTCAGTTCCGTAATGGCCTTCATGACCGTCTCAACGGTGATGATTCCCTTGTACCGACCGCGTCCGCCTTGGACGAGCGCCTCGCCGGTACTCGCCACGAGCATCGTGTCAAGGGCGTCGTTGAGGGTTGATCGCGTGCTGACAATGGGAAGGTCCGGGTCCTGCTGGGTGGGCACCTTGGTTATCCGAGAGAGCTGTTCCTTCGACAACCACTGCAACGGGCGTTCACGCTCGTCCAGGACCACGGCGGTGTTGAACCCTGCTTTATCGACATGCCCCTCGAGCTCCCGTGCGTCCTGTCCAGGGTGCCCGATCACGCCGGGGATCAGGTCGACGTCGCCCACGCGGGCGAGTCCCAACTGCTTGAGTCCAGCCCCAGAGCCGATGAAGTCCTCCACGAACTCGCTCGCGGGATGAGCGAGGATACGCTCCGGGGTGTCGTACTGAACGATCCGCGCGCCTTCGTCGAAGACTGCGATCCAATCGCCCAACTTGACGGCTTCGTCGAAGTCGTGGGTGACGCAAACAATTGTCTTGTGCAGTTCGTGCTGAATGTTGATGAGCTCGTCCTGGAGCCGCTGACGCGTGATCGGGTCAACGGCGCCGAAAGGTTCGTCCATCAGCAGAACGGGCGGATCGGCGGCCAGCGCACGAGCCACACCGATACGCTGCTGCTGTCCGCCGGAGAGTTCCCTCGGGTAACGATCGCGGTAAGTATCGGCGTCCAAGGACACCAGGTCCAGCAGCTCGTCGACGCGATCGGCGATGCGCTTCTTATCCCAACCGAGCATCTTGGGAACGAGGCCGATGTTGTTGGCCACGGTCATATGCGGCAGGAGCCCGCCGGCCTGGATCACGTATCCGATCTTGCGGCGCAGCTTGTCGCCGTTGATTTTGGTGACGTCTTCCCCGCCGAGAATCAGCCGGCCCTCGGAGGGTTCGATCAGACGGTTGATCATTTTTAGGGTCGTGGTCTTGCCGCAGCCAGAGGGTCCGACGAACATGATGATCTGCCCTGCGGGGATCTCCAGCGTCAGCTGATCCACGGCAGGCTTCTTGCCGCTGCCATATCGTTTGGTGACGTTTTCGATCAGGATCGACGCGCCTTTGTGGCGGCCGCTCCCGGCGGAAGACGTGTCCGTCTGCGCGTCGCTCACGGGCGACGTCGCCTGTGCGGCTCCTGTGCTCTGGGCAGCGGCGTGGGCGGAAGTGGCGTTGCTATGGGTGTTCTCAGACACGGATACCCCTTGAAGTGGTCAGGCGGCCGACGAGGATGAGCACCACGTCGAGAATGAGGGCGAGGATGATCACGGCGACGACGCCGGTCACGACGGATTCGAGGGAGTTTGCTCCCCCGAGGCGAGACAAGCCCGAAAATATGTAACCGCCCAGGCCGGGCCCGAGCGCATAGGCCGCGACGGCGGCAATGCCCATGGTCATCTGCGCGGAGACCCGCATCCCTGCCAGAATCACGGGCCAAGCCAGTGGAAGCTCGACGCGGAAGAACGTTTTCACTCGACTCATACCGATACCGCGTGCGGCCTCGATGGTCGATTGGTCGACGCCTGCGAGACCGACGACGGCATTGCGCAGGATCGGCAGGACCGCGAAGAACGTGACCACGACGACGGCCGGAACCACACCGAAACCCAATGGGACTATGAGGAGGCCGATCAAGGCGAAGGAGGGGATGGTGAGGCCGACCGCAGAGACGTTGTTCGCCACGGAGGTCAGCGCTCGGCTTCGATAGCACAGCGCGGCCAGAACGATCGCGATGACCGTTGCGAGCACAAGGCACTGCACCACGAGGCTCATGTGTTGCCAACTCGAGAACAGAATCTGCCCCCACCGTTGGCGAAGAAAATCGCTCATGGTGTTCCTAGTGTGATGACTGACGCAGTCAGTGAGTACCGACGCTTTGTCCAAGAGTAATCAGGGTGCTGATGAAATCCAACTATTTGCGGAAACTGCAATTGGCCTGGTCAGGCCGGAAAGCCAGCATTCTGGCGTTCAATCTCCCGGTATTCCGCGCTCGTCATGGCGCGCCGTCACATACGGAATAAGTCCTGAAACAATCGAAACAGTTGCAGGCAGGCCACCCTGGCGCGGACGATGAGACCCAAGCGCTTCACTGCGAGCATCGACCGTCGAAGAGGATCAGCATGGCCGAACACACTTTCGGATTCCGAACCCGCGCACTCCATGCCGGGGGAACCCCCGACGCCGAGCACGGTGCACGAGCAGTTCCGATCTACCAATCCACGTCCTTCGTTTTCAAGGATTCGGACGACGCCGCGAATCTCTTCGCTCTGCAGAAATACGGCAACATCTATTCTCGGCTCGGCAATCCCACGGTTGCGGCCTTCGAAGAACGGGTCGCGTCTCTCGAAGGAGGCATCGGCGCCGTCGCGACGGCCTCGGGCATGGCGGCCGAGTTCATCACCTTCGCGGCCCTGACCCGGGCCGGGGACCACATCGTCTCCTCGGCGCAGCTCTATGGCGGCACGGTGACCCAGCTGGATGTGACCCTGCGACGATTCGGCGTCGAGACCACATTCATCGATTCGATGGACCCGCAAGCCTTCAAGGATGCGCTCCAGGAAAACACCAAGGCCATCTACACCGAGGCGGTCTCCAATCCCGCATGTCAGGTCGCGGATCTCGAAGGACTTGCCCAGGTGGCCCATGAGGCCGGGATCCCGCTCGTGGTCGACGCGACAATTTCAACTCCTTACCTTGTCCGCCCGATCGAACACGGCGCCGACATCGTGATCCATTCGGCCACCAAATTCATTGGGGGCCACGGCACAACCCTGGGCGGCGTGGTGGTCGAGTCCGGGCGATTCGACTGGGGCAACGGAAACTTTCCCTCGATGACCGAGCCCATCCCGTCCTACAACGACATTTCGTGGTGGGGGAACTTCGGCGAA
This region includes:
- a CDS encoding glycosyltransferase family 2 protein, with the protein product MAPRTSVILPVYNTASSVIRSIRSVTAQTDPDFELVVINDASPDDADRVIRQHLASIDDPRVRYVVNDHNLGLAGSRNRGMREARGEWVAFLDSDDVYHPEFLEKMHAQTTASTDVVVCCHDVLYPDGTHRYRVRGTTGIFTGRQAMINLMRDQLTPYAWDKIFRVSSLEDLEFPLLNRVEDSGFSIAAYQRAREVVYIQDSLHLYSVNPKSITWGSVPPISESYRFMEFLKERTQAHRGSYREKNALAAAWILTFLNSAQAALRLNPPALESHVAACQNAMNCTLLLRCLMTRPVYALAGALLKGSPPLYGVLYKEFVKRQYGL
- a CDS encoding FadR/GntR family transcriptional regulator; translated protein: MEPKDYTSKRRVGAADRMRALQQEIMTIILDRGLTPGDPMPTEYELVEELGVGRNTVRESLKVLQSMGVVEVRHGYGMFVAHKNLEALAMGLEFHARMSLQGHGNEAMEVVEVRQALESALVSSAMDAMTAEDHAALEKCIQGMEESAEDGALNAEHDHEFHRLLFAPLNNGLLASLLEVFWSVYGQIREQVGQSIPVAKKNAQAHRDILEAVRNGEKERAALLLNSHFDALRGSLQKTIS
- a CDS encoding O-acetylhomoserine aminocarboxypropyltransferase/cysteine synthase family protein; the encoded protein is MAEHTFGFRTRALHAGGTPDAEHGARAVPIYQSTSFVFKDSDDAANLFALQKYGNIYSRLGNPTVAAFEERVASLEGGIGAVATASGMAAEFITFAALTRAGDHIVSSAQLYGGTVTQLDVTLRRFGVETTFIDSMDPQAFKDALQENTKAIYTEAVSNPACQVADLEGLAQVAHEAGIPLVVDATISTPYLVRPIEHGADIVIHSATKFIGGHGTTLGGVVVESGRFDWGNGNFPSMTEPIPSYNDISWWGNFGEYGFLTKLRSEQLRDIGPSLAPQSAFQLIQGIETLPQRMDAHLANAQQVVEWLDADPRIAYVNYAGLPEHQHYERGRKYLPLGVGSVFSFGVAEANGLSGREVGGRFIENLQLASHLANIGDARTLVLHPATTTHQQLSAEQLLAGGVAEDLIRISVGLEDPEDILWDLDQALTSATGLTRESAAQKGL
- a CDS encoding ABC transporter permease; translated protein: MSDFLRQRWGQILFSSWQHMSLVVQCLVLATVIAIVLAALCYRSRALTSVANNVSAVGLTIPSFALIGLLIVPLGFGVVPAVVVVTFFAVLPILRNAVVGLAGVDQSTIEAARGIGMSRVKTFFRVELPLAWPVILAGMRVSAQMTMGIAAVAAYALGPGLGGYIFSGLSRLGGANSLESVVTGVVAVIILALILDVVLILVGRLTTSRGIRV
- a CDS encoding ABC transporter permease; this translates as MSQTVETAGLDTSRRQWAGLVIQPVVIILALGAIIWWLNQADLTDPEQVTLDPKNLLNLTWQHLQLTVVAAVVVLILAIPIGVLLTRKPLRWLGTPFMALANLGQAAPPVGLIVLFAFWLGFGFQASALALILYAFLPVLKNTMVGLDAVDPRLVESARGMGMSNMGVLLKVELPLAIPVMLAGIRTALVLLVGTATLATFVDGGGLGLLITTGVNLSLNRVLITGSLLVALLALSVDWIARVFEQVARPKGL
- a CDS encoding ABC transporter ATP-binding protein, whose product is MSDAQTDTSSAGSGRHKGASILIENVTKRYGSGKKPAVDQLTLEIPAGQIIMFVGPSGCGKTTTLKMINRLIEPSEGRLILGGEDVTKINGDKLRRKIGYVIQAGGLLPHMTVANNIGLVPKMLGWDKKRIADRVDELLDLVSLDADTYRDRYPRELSGGQQQRIGVARALAADPPVLLMDEPFGAVDPITRQRLQDELINIQHELHKTIVCVTHDFDEAVKLGDWIAVFDEGARIVQYDTPERILAHPASEFVEDFIGSGAGLKQLGLARVGDVDLIPGVIGHPGQDARELEGHVDKAGFNTAVVLDERERPLQWLSKEQLSRITKVPTQQDPDLPIVSTRSTLNDALDTMLVASTGEALVQGGRGRYKGIITVETVMKAITELRSYNPGDYTPVGNNTGEIPVAEVRDSVESSKASQDGAEQNAGSDAGGGSTAAGSSASGRRGPGQEPWNESGERS
- a CDS encoding recombinase RecJ, with product MYALIIDSPDSSVLANRLNSLPSADRYIQEFTVSSAGKLSAVFSAPEAALDAALATLRQPGVMVGLGTAGNASDQDAGTTLAYARAACDRCAAGPTQANAAFRNIAVEAPDPRLADAATGVARLLSRLVGTRTQAEWRVVDLLVPGVRGQHRAIADALGISPQAVSKALIRTGWHEQTEGYFALAEILRRLEGTAADTAQ
- a CDS encoding glycine betaine ABC transporter substrate-binding protein, giving the protein MFGKKKTRLAALGVIGMLALSGCGLQPATSTLPDLKPGSIKPIDGAGDQKVTVTSKNFTEQLVLGKIAVLTADAAGFDVSDMTNVPGSQPSRNLMVSGQAQLGWEYTGTAWLTYMGETEAIPDAQQQWEAVKKADEKNNLTWGKPAPLNNTYAFAVRQEFEDKYGVKSLDDIAKVPVNERTFCVESEFNSRSDGFNPMLEKYGLQRGAPDGVPESNVSVMDTGTVYAATAKGDCNFGEVFTTDGRIPALNLTVLQDDREFFPKYNGSPVFNSDLVKKYPELQERFEQVSKLLDDKTMQNLNYKVDVEGQDPGDVALDWMVDKGLVGKK